A stretch of Pantoea sp. Lij88 DNA encodes these proteins:
- a CDS encoding monooxygenase has translation MSELSRTEFAALTEQFRPLFARIAEGAATREIDRTLLHEPIRWLKEARFGTLRIPKEEGGFGVSLPQLFSLLTALAEADSNLPQALRAHFAFIEDRLNQPESEDRRRWFRRFVDGELVGSGWSEIGAVKLGDVITQVSPVQGGWALSGEKFYSTGTLYADWIDVYAKRTDNGRDVIALVNTHQNEVEREDDWDGFGQRLTGSGTTRFKHAHVEQPHVYDFSERFRYQTAFYQHVLLATLAGIGRAVVRDASQGVAQRKRIYSHGNAPQVKQDVQVLQVVGQISSWAWAAEAAVDRATHSLQRAFELQLSGANEADLRAANVQAEVESARAQVVAVELVTRAATEFFNALGASDTRISKALDRHWRNARTVSSHNPVIYKIRNVGDWEVNRKDPTFIWQIGNGEGA, from the coding sequence ATGTCTGAATTAAGCCGTACTGAATTTGCCGCGCTGACCGAACAGTTCCGGCCGCTTTTTGCCCGTATTGCTGAAGGTGCTGCTACGCGTGAAATCGATCGCACTCTGCTGCATGAGCCGATCCGCTGGCTGAAAGAGGCGCGATTCGGCACGCTGCGGATCCCCAAAGAAGAAGGCGGCTTCGGCGTCTCGCTGCCCCAGCTTTTTTCCCTGCTGACAGCGCTGGCCGAAGCAGATTCGAATCTGCCGCAGGCACTGCGCGCGCACTTCGCCTTTATCGAAGACCGCCTGAACCAGCCGGAGAGTGAGGATCGACGGCGCTGGTTCCGCCGTTTTGTAGATGGTGAACTGGTGGGCAGTGGCTGGAGTGAAATCGGGGCGGTTAAGCTCGGAGACGTTATCACCCAGGTTTCTCCGGTTCAGGGAGGATGGGCACTCAGCGGAGAGAAGTTTTACAGCACCGGCACACTCTATGCCGACTGGATCGATGTCTATGCAAAGCGCACCGATAATGGCCGTGACGTCATCGCGCTGGTGAACACGCATCAGAATGAGGTGGAACGTGAGGATGACTGGGATGGCTTCGGGCAACGGCTGACCGGCAGCGGCACCACGCGCTTTAAACATGCCCATGTGGAACAGCCTCACGTTTATGATTTCAGTGAGCGCTTCCGCTATCAGACGGCGTTTTATCAGCATGTGTTATTGGCCACGCTTGCTGGCATCGGGCGGGCCGTAGTGCGCGATGCATCACAGGGTGTGGCGCAGCGTAAACGGATTTACAGCCACGGCAATGCGCCTCAGGTTAAGCAGGATGTGCAGGTGCTGCAGGTGGTCGGTCAGATCAGCAGCTGGGCCTGGGCGGCTGAAGCGGCTGTTGATCGGGCGACCCACTCATTACAACGGGCATTTGAACTGCAACTGAGCGGTGCCAATGAAGCAGATCTTCGCGCGGCGAACGTTCAGGCCGAGGTGGAGTCTGCAAGGGCGCAGGTGGTCGCGGTGGAGTTAGTGACACGTGCCGCCACGGAGTTCTTTAATGCACTTGGCGCGTCCGATACCCGCATCAGCAAGGCGCTGGATCGCCACTGGCGTAACGCCCGCACGGTCTCATCACATAACCCGGTGATCTACAAAATCCGCAATGTGGGAGACTGGGAGGTAAACCGCAAAGATCCAACGTTTATCTGGCAGATAGGCAACGGCGAAGGGGCATAA
- a CDS encoding methionine ABC transporter permease, with product MSPAIERLWVAFLDTLLMVGVSSALALALGLPMAVILVVSGRGDLFPSPLLNRVLGWVVNLFRSIPFLILMVALIPFTRWIVGTTYGVWAAIVPLTLAATPFFARIAEVSLREVDKGLTEAAQAMGFHRWHIIWHVLLPEARPGIVSGFTITLVTMINASAMAGAIGAGGLGDLAYRYGYQRFDMQVMVTVIVVLVALVTLLQLCGDRLSRRLNHR from the coding sequence ATGTCACCGGCTATTGAACGTCTGTGGGTCGCCTTTCTGGATACGCTGCTAATGGTGGGCGTCTCCTCTGCGCTGGCGCTCGCGCTGGGCTTACCGATGGCGGTCATTCTGGTGGTCAGCGGACGCGGCGATCTTTTCCCCAGTCCGCTACTCAATCGGGTGCTGGGCTGGGTCGTCAACCTCTTTCGCTCAATTCCATTTCTGATCCTGATGGTGGCGTTAATTCCCTTTACCCGCTGGATTGTGGGAACCACCTATGGCGTCTGGGCAGCCATCGTACCGCTCACCCTGGCGGCCACCCCGTTTTTTGCCCGTATTGCGGAAGTCAGCCTGCGAGAAGTTGATAAAGGGCTGACCGAAGCGGCGCAGGCCATGGGATTTCATCGCTGGCATATAATCTGGCACGTGCTGCTGCCGGAGGCGCGGCCGGGCATCGTCAGCGGCTTTACCATCACGCTGGTGACGATGATCAACGCGTCAGCGATGGCCGGCGCCATCGGTGCGGGAGGATTGGGGGATCTGGCGTACCGTTATGGTTATCAGCGGTTTGATATGCAGGTGATGGTGACAGTGATTGTGGTGCTGGTTGCGCTGGTGACACTGCTTCAGTTGTGTGGCGATCGGCTGTCGCGACGGCTGAACCACCGCTAA
- a CDS encoding ATP-binding cassette domain-containing protein: protein MVSLVIPDARTLPYDTASGASHVTIEALSKRYPGQQLDALHNINLDIQRGEIFGIIGRSGAGKSTLIRCLNRLEDPTAGRIVIDGTDISALNARQLVEWRRSTGMIFQHFNLLSAKTVRQNIELPLKVAGVPAAVRARKVDELLALVGLEARQHAWPAQLSGGQKQRVGIARALVHDPELLLCDEATSALDPETTRAILALLKKINQQRHITIVLITHEMDVVHDLCHNVAVIDQGEIIERGPVWQVYSDPQHETTRQLLNPNHQALPESVATRLHARRLHPRARLLVRLRYTGQGAQPDIGALSAQISGEITLIYSAVEWVDHKPTGQLLLLLDSQHEAQSVTTQLAHIADRLEVLGYVTGY, encoded by the coding sequence ATGGTCAGCCTGGTCATTCCGGACGCGAGGACGTTGCCCTATGACACCGCCAGCGGCGCTTCCCATGTCACCATTGAAGCGCTGAGTAAACGCTATCCTGGTCAGCAGTTGGATGCGCTGCATAATATTAATCTGGACATCCAGCGTGGTGAGATTTTCGGCATCATCGGCCGCAGCGGCGCGGGGAAATCGACGCTCATCCGCTGCCTCAATCGTCTGGAAGATCCCACGGCCGGACGCATTGTTATTGACGGCACCGACATCAGCGCGCTTAACGCGCGGCAACTGGTCGAATGGCGGCGCAGCACGGGCATGATTTTCCAGCACTTCAATCTGCTGTCGGCCAAAACCGTACGGCAGAATATTGAGCTGCCGCTAAAAGTGGCAGGCGTGCCTGCTGCCGTGCGGGCGCGTAAAGTGGATGAGCTGCTGGCGCTGGTCGGGCTGGAGGCGCGGCAACACGCCTGGCCCGCACAGCTGTCCGGTGGACAGAAACAGCGCGTCGGTATTGCCCGTGCGCTGGTCCACGATCCGGAGCTGCTGCTGTGCGATGAAGCCACCTCCGCGCTGGATCCCGAAACGACGCGTGCCATTCTGGCTTTGCTGAAAAAAATCAATCAGCAGCGTCATATCACCATTGTCCTGATCACCCATGAGATGGATGTAGTGCACGACCTCTGCCATAACGTGGCGGTAATCGACCAGGGTGAGATCATCGAGCGCGGCCCGGTCTGGCAGGTCTACAGCGATCCGCAGCATGAGACGACGCGCCAGCTGCTTAACCCCAACCACCAGGCTCTGCCGGAGTCTGTTGCGACTCGCCTCCATGCGCGGCGGCTGCATCCTCGCGCCCGACTGTTAGTGCGGTTACGTTACACAGGGCAGGGTGCACAACCCGATATCGGTGCGCTGAGTGCACAGATATCGGGTGAAATCACCCTGATCTACAGCGCTGTCGAGTGGGTTGACCACAAACCTACCGGCCAGTTGCTGCTCCTGCTGGATTCACAACATGAGGCGCAATCTGTGACAACTCAACTGGCGCATATCGCCGATCGACTGGAGGTATTAGGTTATGTCACCGGCTATTGA
- a CDS encoding MetQ/NlpA family ABC transporter substrate-binding protein: MTRSKTLRAALGGLLLTLSAAATAANYSGPLKVGTTAAFAPPLETAVAEAKKQGLAVELVEFTDWTAPNVSVENGDIDVNLFQHKPFLENANQSGGFHLVAYAPAIINNIGLYSKKHSAIAQVPEGGTVAIANDPINGARGLLLLQKAGLITLKPGVGLKATVDDIVSNPKKLKIIEVEAVQLSRSLEEVDLAQGYPHYLRLAKTIDPNKALLFDGLEHPEYVIQFVIRQGHQDDPRLAKFVDIYQHSPVVRASLDNFYGKLYQPGWSQ, encoded by the coding sequence ATGACACGCTCAAAAACACTACGCGCCGCACTGGGCGGCCTGCTGCTGACCCTCAGTGCCGCTGCGACCGCAGCGAACTATTCCGGCCCGCTTAAAGTGGGCACCACCGCCGCGTTTGCCCCGCCGCTGGAAACCGCCGTCGCTGAAGCAAAGAAGCAGGGACTGGCTGTTGAACTGGTCGAATTTACCGACTGGACCGCACCTAACGTCAGCGTGGAGAATGGCGATATCGACGTCAATCTGTTCCAGCATAAGCCTTTTCTGGAGAATGCTAATCAGTCCGGCGGCTTCCACCTGGTCGCTTATGCGCCGGCCATCATTAATAACATTGGTCTTTATTCCAAAAAACACAGCGCGATTGCTCAGGTTCCCGAAGGCGGCACCGTAGCTATCGCCAACGATCCGATTAATGGTGCACGCGGATTATTGCTGCTGCAGAAGGCGGGGCTGATTACGCTGAAACCGGGTGTGGGACTGAAAGCAACCGTTGATGACATCGTCAGCAACCCTAAAAAGCTGAAAATCATCGAAGTCGAAGCGGTACAGCTCTCACGGTCATTGGAAGAGGTCGACTTAGCGCAGGGCTACCCACACTATCTGCGTCTGGCAAAGACGATTGATCCCAATAAGGCGCTGCTGTTCGACGGGCTGGAGCACCCGGAATATGTGATTCAGTTTGTAATCCGTCAGGGCCATCAGGATGATCCGCGACTGGCAAAGTTTGTTGATATCTATCAGCACTCGCCGGTGGTACGCGCCAGTCTCGACAACTTCTATGGCAAGCTCTACCAGCCAGGCTGGAGCCAGTAA
- a CDS encoding LLM class flavin-dependent oxidoreductase — protein sequence MTQKQVLLNAFNMNCVGHIHHGMWTHPEDRSTDFNTLSYWTDLARLLEHGLFDGLFIADILGVYDVYQQGITLTARESIQLPVNDPLMLVSAMAGVTQHLGFAVTANLSYEAPFPFARRLSTLDHLTQGRIGWNIVTGYLDSAARAMGNRQLLAHDQRYAQADEFLDVSYQLWEGSWQDDALVVDRPNRLYADATKIHPVRHQGEFYQVEGYHLSSPSPQRTPLLFQAGTSARGIQFAARHAECTFVNAATPAAMRQQTQRLRQAAVEAGRRADDLRIFMGVGVIVAPTEREAQEKHRSYLEYASPEAGIAHFSSSIGLDLAAYELDEPIVSGETRAIESVSKAYSGWTRRRLLEQHAMGSRYPLIIGSPAQVADALLHWMDEGDIDGFNLTRILNPQSYRDFIDLVVPELQQRGRYKTAYQPGSLRHKIFQQDRLPDRHPAARWRHST from the coding sequence ATGACTCAGAAACAGGTTCTGCTCAACGCGTTTAACATGAATTGTGTCGGCCATATTCATCACGGCATGTGGACGCACCCGGAAGATCGTTCAACCGACTTCAATACGTTGAGCTACTGGACAGATCTGGCGCGCCTGCTTGAACACGGGCTGTTCGACGGACTCTTTATTGCGGATATTCTGGGCGTTTATGACGTTTATCAGCAGGGCATTACGCTAACGGCACGCGAGTCAATTCAGCTACCGGTCAACGATCCGCTGATGCTGGTTTCGGCTATGGCGGGCGTTACACAGCATCTTGGCTTTGCCGTCACCGCTAATCTCAGTTATGAAGCACCCTTTCCTTTTGCCCGCCGCCTTTCAACACTCGACCATCTCACTCAGGGACGGATAGGCTGGAACATCGTTACCGGCTACCTGGACAGTGCCGCCCGTGCCATGGGAAACAGACAGCTGCTGGCACACGATCAGCGCTATGCACAGGCTGATGAGTTTCTTGATGTCAGTTATCAGTTGTGGGAAGGAAGCTGGCAGGATGATGCGCTGGTTGTCGATCGTCCAAATCGTCTCTACGCAGACGCTACGAAAATTCACCCGGTCAGGCATCAGGGTGAATTTTATCAGGTTGAAGGCTATCACCTCAGTAGCCCGTCACCTCAGCGTACGCCGTTACTGTTTCAGGCCGGCACCTCTGCACGCGGGATTCAGTTTGCTGCGCGTCATGCCGAATGCACTTTTGTTAACGCAGCGACACCCGCAGCGATGCGCCAGCAGACTCAGCGGCTGCGGCAGGCAGCGGTGGAGGCAGGCCGACGTGCAGATGATCTGCGCATCTTTATGGGAGTCGGCGTAATCGTTGCACCGACAGAGCGTGAAGCACAGGAAAAACACCGCAGTTATCTTGAATATGCCAGCCCGGAAGCGGGGATTGCCCATTTCTCCAGTTCCATTGGTCTCGATCTGGCTGCCTATGAGCTCGACGAACCCATTGTCAGCGGTGAGACCCGGGCTATCGAATCGGTCAGTAAAGCCTACAGCGGCTGGACCCGTCGCCGCCTGCTGGAGCAGCATGCGATGGGCAGTCGCTATCCACTCATAATCGGTAGTCCCGCGCAGGTCGCGGACGCACTGCTGCACTGGATGGATGAGGGCGACATTGACGGCTTTAACCTGACCCGCATTCTGAACCCGCAGAGTTATCGCGACTTTATCGATTTAGTCGTGCCTGAACTTCAGCAGCGCGGGCGCTATAAAACGGCTTACCAGCCCGGTTCACTGCGCCACAAAATTTTTCAGCAGGATCGCCTGCCCGATCGTCACCCGGCGGCACGCTGGCGTCATTCCACCTGA
- a CDS encoding SfnB family sulfur acquisition oxidoreductase — MSQVEPKQPATTIRSEQHALEVAAQLAQQFREGAATRDRDRELPYAPLQTLFQSGLGAITVPQAYGGIAVSTATLASVITLISEADAAIGQVPQNHYYALEVLRVNGSESQKQRLYQEVRAGVHLGNALAEFSSRAAHHRTTQIRGDVLNGTKFYATGALFADRIPTAARDEEDKEQLVFVPRHQTGVTVIDDWSGFGQRTTGSGSVLFENVTVDAEDVVPFQTAFERPTAVGPFAQIMHAAIDQGIAQAAFNDMLDFLRQRARPWPDSGVTRATDDPLTLDRTGRLAARLRAGEALLAEAGAAVDVAQQQAGAATVALASVEVAKARAWTTEVSLEASNLLFELGGTRSSLREYNLDRHWRNARTHTLHDPVRWKYPAIGNYLLNGVLPPRRGTL, encoded by the coding sequence ATGAGTCAGGTTGAGCCGAAACAGCCCGCTACAACTATTCGCAGCGAGCAACATGCGCTGGAAGTGGCCGCGCAACTGGCGCAGCAGTTCCGTGAGGGCGCCGCAACGCGAGATCGTGACCGTGAGCTTCCCTATGCTCCTCTGCAGACACTGTTTCAATCAGGATTAGGGGCGATTACCGTGCCGCAGGCGTATGGAGGCATTGCCGTTTCGACCGCCACACTCGCATCAGTCATCACGCTGATCAGCGAGGCTGATGCAGCAATTGGTCAGGTTCCGCAAAATCACTACTACGCGCTGGAAGTACTACGCGTCAACGGCAGTGAATCACAAAAACAACGGTTGTATCAGGAAGTGCGGGCAGGGGTGCATCTGGGCAATGCGCTGGCAGAGTTCTCCTCCCGTGCCGCACATCATCGCACCACACAGATCCGGGGTGATGTTCTCAATGGCACTAAATTTTACGCCACCGGTGCGCTGTTTGCCGATCGCATCCCTACGGCTGCGCGCGATGAAGAGGACAAAGAGCAACTGGTATTTGTGCCACGTCATCAGACGGGGGTCACGGTCATTGATGACTGGAGTGGGTTTGGTCAGCGCACCACCGGCAGCGGCAGCGTCCTCTTCGAAAATGTCACGGTGGATGCGGAAGATGTGGTGCCCTTTCAGACAGCGTTTGAGCGGCCAACGGCTGTTGGCCCTTTTGCGCAAATCATGCACGCCGCTATTGACCAGGGAATTGCGCAGGCCGCCTTTAATGACATGCTCGATTTTCTGCGTCAGCGCGCCCGGCCCTGGCCAGACAGCGGCGTGACGCGCGCTACTGACGATCCCTTAACGCTCGACCGCACCGGTCGGCTGGCGGCACGACTGCGTGCAGGCGAGGCGCTGTTAGCGGAGGCGGGTGCAGCAGTCGATGTCGCGCAGCAGCAGGCCGGTGCCGCAACGGTGGCGCTGGCATCTGTGGAAGTAGCCAAAGCGCGCGCCTGGACCACCGAAGTCTCTCTTGAGGCCTCTAACCTGCTGTTTGAACTGGGCGGCACACGGTCCAGCCTGCGCGAATATAATCTGGATCGCCACTGGCGCAACGCACGTACCCATACTTTGCATGATCCGGTACGCTGGAAATATCCCGCGATAGGGAATTACCTGCTCAATGGCGTACTGCCACCGCGCCGGGGCACGCTATGA
- a CDS encoding SfnB family sulfur acquisition oxidoreductase translates to MNLISPTPDICQAAIITTREQAIQVACSLAEQAKPGAIERDQQRLYPRELLDQFTRLGLGSISVPRSFGGGGLNYQTVADVFRIISASDPSLGQIPQNHFGLIQFILGEGDRAQQEMLLQAVVSGKRLGNGGPEKNTRHTRDIQARLVSEGEQRRLSGEKFYSTGALFADILVTTALQDDNEPVMAFIPLPADGVEIIDDWSGMGQRTTASGTVRLDRAAVDPALLIPLLPAEKPTLRGAVSQLIQAAIDAGIAQGALDDALAFVRSSSRPWVDAGVGRNADDPYILADIGRISTELSAANALLNRAAKVLDALDPQALTAENSAAASIAVAEAKVLTTDIALRASEKLLEWGGSRATLLQHGLDRHWRNARTHTLHDPVRWKTHAIGNYYLNAIYPARHAWI, encoded by the coding sequence ATGAATCTTATCTCACCCACACCCGACATCTGTCAGGCAGCCATCATCACAACCCGTGAACAGGCTATTCAGGTTGCATGTTCTCTGGCTGAACAGGCGAAACCTGGCGCAATCGAGCGGGATCAGCAACGGCTCTATCCTCGTGAACTTCTCGATCAGTTTACCCGGCTCGGACTCGGCAGTATCAGCGTGCCGCGCAGCTTTGGCGGTGGCGGCCTGAATTATCAGACCGTGGCGGACGTGTTCCGCATTATTTCTGCCAGCGATCCTTCTCTGGGGCAGATCCCGCAGAATCATTTTGGTCTGATTCAGTTCATTCTCGGCGAGGGCGATCGGGCTCAGCAGGAAATGCTATTGCAGGCGGTGGTTAGCGGCAAGCGGCTCGGCAATGGAGGCCCCGAAAAGAACACCCGCCATACGCGGGACATTCAGGCGCGTCTGGTCAGTGAAGGAGAGCAGCGACGTTTAAGCGGCGAGAAATTCTATTCAACCGGGGCGCTGTTTGCGGACATTCTGGTGACGACCGCGCTTCAGGATGATAACGAGCCAGTGATGGCTTTTATCCCGCTGCCCGCCGACGGCGTAGAGATTATTGATGACTGGTCAGGCATGGGTCAGCGTACTACGGCCAGCGGCACGGTAAGGCTTGATCGGGCTGCAGTGGATCCTGCATTGCTTATCCCCTTGCTACCCGCAGAAAAACCGACCCTGCGCGGTGCGGTATCGCAACTGATTCAGGCGGCGATTGATGCCGGTATCGCCCAGGGCGCGCTGGACGATGCGCTGGCGTTTGTCCGCAGCAGTTCACGCCCCTGGGTGGACGCAGGCGTAGGGCGCAACGCTGATGATCCCTATATCCTGGCTGACATTGGCCGCATCAGTACCGAACTGAGCGCCGCAAATGCGCTGCTGAACCGCGCGGCGAAAGTGCTTGATGCCCTCGATCCGCAGGCGCTGACGGCTGAAAACAGCGCTGCCGCCTCTATCGCCGTGGCGGAAGCAAAAGTGCTGACCACCGACATTGCGCTGCGGGCCAGTGAAAAACTGCTGGAGTGGGGCGGAAGTCGGGCCACGCTCCTGCAACATGGGCTGGATCGCCACTGGCGCAATGCGCGCACTCATACGCTGCACGATCCGGTTCGCTGGAAAACGCACGCTATCGGCAATTACTACCTCAATGCGATTTACCCCGCGCGTCATGCATGGATTTAA
- a CDS encoding SgcJ/EcaC family oxidoreductase, producing MKKTLLSLCLLGLATVPAISMAQEPASCVKTSEQDVASLFNTWNETLATGDATKVSQLYASDAVLLPTISNQVRLTDQERIDYFKDFLQKGPSGKIDSRTIRIGCNKAIDTGVYTFTFKDKTQVTARYTFTYVWDGKGWKISTHHSSAMPESVSQ from the coding sequence ATGAAAAAGACTTTATTATCACTGTGCCTTTTAGGCCTGGCGACCGTTCCGGCTATTTCAATGGCACAGGAACCGGCAAGCTGCGTTAAAACCTCTGAGCAGGATGTCGCGAGCCTGTTCAATACCTGGAATGAGACTCTGGCAACGGGTGACGCCACAAAAGTCTCACAACTCTATGCCAGCGATGCCGTTCTGCTGCCAACCATTTCAAACCAGGTACGCCTGACCGATCAGGAACGTATTGATTATTTCAAAGACTTCCTGCAGAAAGGCCCAAGCGGTAAAATCGATTCACGCACCATCCGGATTGGGTGTAATAAAGCGATCGATACCGGCGTTTATACCTTTACATTCAAAGATAAAACTCAGGTTACCGCGCGTTATACCTTTACTTATGTCTGGGATGGTAAAGGCTGGAAAATCTCAACGCATCACTCTTCAGCCATGCCAGAGTCAGTAAGCCAGTAA
- a CDS encoding tyrosine-type recombinase/integrase: MSEVMPLTSLTVNRNSDIAEQLRQFVQDKEAFSPNTWRQLLSVMRICSRWSEDNQRSFLPMSADDLRDYLSYLADSGRASSTVTSHAALISMLHRNAGLPVPNVSPLVFRTMKKINRVAVMNGERAGQAVPFRLTDLLVLDGQWSGSDNLQMLRDLAFLHVAYATLLRISELSRLRVRDVMRAGDGRIILDVAWTKTIVQTGGLIKALSARSTQRLEEWITAAGVSSQPDAYLFSAVHRSGRALISEKPMSTRALEQIFNRAWISAGKSGAVKANKNRYTGWSGHSARVGAAQDMADKGYPIARIMQEGTWKKPETLMRYIRHVDAHKGAMVEFMEQHADPDFPG; this comes from the coding sequence ATGAGCGAAGTAATGCCGTTGACCAGTCTGACGGTAAACCGGAACAGCGATATTGCTGAGCAACTCAGGCAGTTCGTCCAGGATAAAGAGGCTTTCTCACCGAATACCTGGCGACAGCTGTTGAGCGTCATGCGAATCTGCAGTCGCTGGTCGGAAGATAACCAGCGTAGTTTCCTGCCGATGAGCGCCGATGATTTGCGCGACTATCTCTCTTATCTGGCAGACAGCGGCCGGGCCTCCTCAACCGTTACGTCACATGCGGCGTTAATCTCAATGTTACACCGTAACGCCGGATTGCCAGTGCCCAATGTCTCTCCACTGGTATTTCGTACCATGAAGAAGATAAACCGCGTGGCCGTGATGAATGGTGAGCGGGCCGGACAGGCCGTTCCCTTCAGGCTCACTGACCTGCTGGTGCTGGATGGGCAATGGTCAGGTTCTGATAACCTGCAGATGCTGCGCGATTTGGCTTTTCTGCATGTCGCCTATGCCACGCTGCTCCGTATCAGTGAATTGTCACGGCTGCGGGTCCGTGACGTAATGCGCGCCGGTGATGGCCGCATCATTCTGGATGTGGCCTGGACAAAAACGATTGTGCAGACCGGCGGATTGATCAAGGCGCTCAGCGCCCGTTCAACTCAGCGACTGGAAGAGTGGATCACAGCGGCCGGGGTATCCAGCCAGCCTGATGCCTATTTGTTTAGTGCCGTGCACCGCTCCGGCCGGGCACTTATTTCCGAAAAGCCGATGAGCACACGGGCTCTTGAGCAGATCTTTAATCGTGCATGGATTAGCGCTGGAAAATCCGGTGCAGTGAAGGCCAATAAAAATCGCTATACCGGCTGGAGTGGCCACAGTGCCAGGGTCGGAGCGGCACAGGATATGGCCGATAAAGGTTATCCGATTGCCCGTATCATGCAGGAAGGAACCTGGAAAAAGCCGGAGACCCTGATGCGCTATATTCGTCATGTCGATGCCCACAAAGGCGCCATGGTGGAATTTATGGAGCAACACGCCGATCCCGATTTTCCCGGCTAA